One window from the genome of Ananas comosus cultivar F153 linkage group 13, ASM154086v1, whole genome shotgun sequence encodes:
- the LOC109719452 gene encoding probable calcium-transporting ATPase 4, plasma membrane-type — translation MEGDEGGGEWGIERYLRDHFDLPAKNPSEEARRKWRSAVGKVVKNYRRRFRMIPDLDQRLQDEAKRRSIQEKIQEKIRVALYVQQAAFHFIDAASKKEYQLSEEACKAGFSISPDELASIAGGHDMKALKIHGGVDGISRKLRVSLNDGVHSSDLATRQSVYGVNRYIEKPSRSFWMFVWDALQDLTLIILMVCALISVVVGLVTEGWPKGMYDGLGIILSIFLVVLVTAVSDYKQSLQFKELDREKKKIFIHVTRDGSRQKISIYDLVVGDIVHLSIGDQVPADGLFISGYSLLVNESSLSGESEPADVSQEKPFLLAGTTIQDGSAKMLVTSVGMRTEWGRLMGTLSQGGEDETPLQVKLNGVATLIGQIGLAFAGLTFIVLLARFLVDKFLHGGLSKWYASDALAIVNYFAIAVTIIVVAVPEGLPLAVTLSLAFAMKKLMDDKALVRHLSACETMGSASSICTDKTGTLTTNHMVVNKIWICDVSKTFSGMDTIEDLNALFSEKVLSILLQGIFENSSSEVVKGKDGKNAILGTPTEAALLEFGLKLEGDRGAQHRSCTKIKVEPFNSVKKKMSVQVSLTNGGFRCFCKGASEIILRMCDKIIDGEGNSIQLSEERVKNILDVINAFASEALRTLCLAFKDMDEANEKEDIPDSGYTLISVFGIKDPVRRGVKEAVKTCIAAGITVRMVTGDNINTAKAIAKECGILTDDGLAIEGSEFRSKSPEEMRELIPKLQVMARSLPLDKHTLVTNLRGMFHEVVAVTGDGTNDAPALHEADIGLAMGIAGTEVAKESADIIVLDDNFTTIINVARWGRAVYINIQKFVQFQLTVNVVALIINFVSACIIGTAPLTAVQLLWVNMIMDTLGALALATEPPNDEMMQRPPVRRGENFITRTMWRNIIGQSLYQLLVLGTLMFAGKRLLNLKGADDDSVVNTLIFNSFVFCQVFNEINSREMDKINIFRGIFSNWIFAAIITVTVVFQVIIVEFLGPFASTVPLTWEQWLISVGLGAISLIVGAILKCIPVEPKPNNAPRGYEAIPIGPDGV, via the exons atggaGGGGGATGAGGGAGGAGGGGAGTGGGGGATCGAGCGGTATCTCCGCGACCATTTCGACCTGCCGGCGAAGAACCCGTCGGAGGAGGCGCGGCGGAAATGGCGCTCCGCCGTCGGCAAGGTCGTCAAGAACTACCGCCGCCGCTTCCGCATGATCCCCGACCTCGACCAGCGCCTCCAGGACGAAGCCAAGCGCCGATCCATCCAG GAAAAGATTCAGGAAAAGATTCGGGTCGCCCTCTATGTGCAACAGGCTGCTTTTCATTTCATTGATG CTGCTAGTAAGAAAGAGTATCAGCTATCAGAAGAGGCTTGTAAAGCTGGATTTTCTATCAGTCCAGATGAGCTAGCATCTATTGCTGGTGGGCATGATATGAAAGCTTTGAAGATACATGGGGGAGTCGATGGGATTTCAAGGAAACTTCGTGTCTCTTTAAACGATGGCGTTCATTCTAGCGATTTAGCTACTAGGCAAAGTGTTTATGGCGTCAACCGTTATATCGAGAAGCCTTCTAGAAGCTTTTGGATGTTTGTGTGGGATGCCTTGCAGGACTTGACTCTTATCATTCTGATGGTATGTGCTTTGATATCTGTTGTAGTTGGTCTTGTCACTGAAGGTTGGCCAAAGGGAATGTATGATGGACTTGGAATTATACTTAGCATTTTCTTGGTTGTTCTTGTCACTGCAGTCAGTGACTACAAGCAGTCTCTGCAATTCAAGGAACTGGacagggaaaagaaaaagatatttattcATGTTACGAGAGATGGGTCTAGACAAAAGATTTCAATATATGACTTGGTAGTCGGCGATATTGTGCATCTATCAATAGGAGATCAAGTACCAGCTGATGGGCTATTCATATCCGGCTATTCTCTATTAGTAAATGAATCTAGCTTGTCTGGTGAGAGTGAGCCCGCGGATGTCTCCCAAGAAAAGCCCTTTCTTCTTGCAGGGACTACAATACAAGATGGATCGGCCAAAATGCTTGTTACTAGTGTAGGCATGCGCACTGAGTGGGGAAGGTTAATGGGCACGTTGAGTCAGGGAGGAGAGGATGAAACTCCTTTGCAGGTTAAGCTAAATGGTGTTGCAACCCTCATAGGACAGATAGGTTTGGCGTTCGCTGGTCTTACCTTTATAGTGCTATTGGCAAGGTTCTTAGTGGATAAATTCCTTCATGGCGGTCTCTCGAAATGGTATGCAAGTGATGCGCTGGctatagtaaattattttgcaaTAGCAGTGACTATTATTGTAGTTGCAGTTCCTGAAGGCCTTCCATTGGCTGTGACTTTGAGTCTTGCATTTGCGATGAAGAAGTTGATGGATGATAAAGCACTAGTGAGGCATTTATCTGCATGTGAAACAATGGGATCAGCTAGTTCCATTTGTACAGATAAAACAGGGACTTTGACAACTAATCACATGGTAGTTAATAAGATATGGATCTGCGATGTATCAAAGACATTTAGTGGTATGGATACGATCGAAGATCTAAATGCTCTCTTCTCTGAAAAAGTTTTGAGTATCCTTTTGCAAGGAATTTTTGAGAATTCTAGTTCGGAGGTAGTTAAAGGAAAAGATGGTAAAAACGCAATTTTGGGTACGCCAACTGAAGCAGCACTATTGGAATTTGGGTTGAAATTGGAAGGAGACCGTGGTGCTCAGCATAGGTCTTGCACAAAGATAAAGGTGGAGCCTTTCAACTCAGTTAAGAAGAAGATGTCTGTGCAGGTGTCATTAACTAACGGAGGTTTCCGTTGTTTCTGCAAAGGTGCATCGGAAATTATTCTCCGGATGTGCGACAAGATAATTGATGGTGAGGGAAATAGTATACAATTATCGGAAGAGCGTGTAAAGAATATCTTGGATGTCATCAATGCTTTTGCCTCAGAAGCCTTAAGAACACTTTGCTTAGCCTTCAAGGATATGGATGAGGCCAATGAGAAAGAAGATATTCCTGACAGCGGTTATACATTAATATCTGTTTTTGGCATTAAGGATCCGGTGCGTCGAGGCGTCAAGGAGGCTGTTAAGACGTGTATAGCTGCTGGTATAACAGTGCGAATGGTTACGGGGGACAATATAAATACAGCTAAGGCTATAGCAAAGGAATGTGGAATTTTGACAGATGATGGCTTGGCTATAGAAGGGTCAGAATTTCGCAGCAAGAGCCCAGAGGAGATGAGGGAGTTGATTCCTAAACTTCAG GTGATGGCTCGATCTCTGCCATTGGATAAACATACCTTAGTGACAAACTTGAGAGGTATGTTTCATGAGGTCGTTGCAGTTACCGGTGATGGTACTAATGATGCTCCAGCTTTGCATGAGGCAGACATTGGACTTGCTATGGGTATTGCAGGAACTGAG GTTGCAAAAGAGAGTGCTGATATTATTGTGTTGGATGATAATTTCACTACTATAATAAATGTTGCTCGATGGGGTCGTGCGGTTTACATCAACATCCAAAAGTTTGTGCAGTTCCAATTGACCGTTAATGTTGTTGCTTTGATCATCAATTTTGTTTCGGCATGCATTATAG GAACTGCTCCTCTTACTGCTGTACAGCTGCTTTGGGTGAACATGATTATGGATACTCTTGGTGCTTTAGCCTTGGCTACAGAGCCTCCGAATGATGAGATGATGCAAAGGCCACCAGTGAGACGGGGTGAGAACTTTATAACAAGGACCATGTGGAGAAATATCATTGGTCAGAGCTTGTATCAGCTGCTTGTACTTGGTACTCTCATGTTCGCCGGTAAAAGGCTTCTGAATTTGAAGGGTGCTGATGATGATTCTGTTGTCAATACACTCATATTCAACTCCTTTGTGTTTTGCCAG GTGTTCAACGAAATAAATAGCAGGGAGATGGATAAGATCAACATTTTTCGCGGAATTTTCAGCAATTGGATCTTCGCTGCCATTATAACTGTCACTGTCGTTTTCCAGGTGATAATAGTAGAATTCCTTGGTCCATTCGCAAGCACGGTACCGCTTACTTGGGAACAATGGTTGATCAGTGTCGGCCTTGGGGCTATCAGCTTAATTGTTGGTGCTATCTTGAAATGCATACCAGTTGAACCAAAGCCTAACAATGCACCAAGAGGCTACGAAGCGATCCCGATCGGTCCAGATGGTGTATAG